One genomic segment of Oncorhynchus masou masou isolate Uvic2021 chromosome 16, UVic_Omas_1.1, whole genome shotgun sequence includes these proteins:
- the LOC135557583 gene encoding C-type lectin domain family 11 member A-like: MGIAAILVTVLCMCSLSLSASDGDTKVGDPVDATPTEIPETQGKQARGDVPEEPEPTSPVSDFDNTYNYILSRLSAMDQAIHRLNVGHYTLDVKVTQLVDRVSQLDGTIGEVQDTMQQISLLTKENRKEIGRLEGCQKGRRVGYKCYLIYRTYETYPGAAQKCMERGGRMAMPQDRKEQEALADYVKAFFQPGNWPVWLGINDLRSEGLYLFEDNTRVTYFQWRKHFLSSQPDGGKRENCVAMASDDGDWWDNYCDRNMYYLCEFDA, encoded by the exons ATGGGAATAGCAGCCATCCTAGTCACCGTCTTGTGTATGTGTTCACTCAGCTTGAGTGCTTCGGACGGCGACACCAAAGTTGGAGATCCTGTCGATGCAACACCAACTGAG ATCCCAGAGACTCAGGGGAAACAGGCAAGAGGAGATGTACCGGAGGAGCCAGAGCCAACCAGTCCTGTCTCAGATTTTGACAACACATACAACTATATTT TGTCCAGGCTGTCAGCGATGGATCAGGCCATTCACAGGCTGAATGTGGGCCACTATACACTGGACGTGAAGGTGACCCAGCTGGTGGACAGAGTGTCCCAGCTGGACGGCACCATTGGGGAGGTACAGGACACCATGCAACAGATATCCCTCCTCACCAAGGAGAACCGCAAAGAGATTGGCCGCTTGGAGG GATGTCAGAAGGGCCGGCGGGTGGGGTATAAGTGCTATCTGATCTACCGCACATATGAGACGTACCCAGGTGCAGCTCAGAAGTGCATGGAGCGGGGAGGCAGGATGGCCATGCCTCAGGACAGGAAGGAGCAGGAAGCCCTGGCAGACTACGTCAAGGCTTTCTTCCAGCCAGGGAACTGGCCTGTGTGGCTGGGCATCAATGACCTGCGCTCTGAGGGACTCTACCTGTTTGAGGACAACACACGAGTCACCTACTTCCAGTGGCGCAAGCACTTCCTCTCCAGCCAGCCGGACGGAGGCAAGCGGGAGAACTGTGTGGCCATGGCGTCAGATGATGGGGACTGGTGGGACAACTATTGTGACAGGAACATGTATTACCTCTGTGAGTTTGATGCCTGA
- the selenol gene encoding selenoprotein L isoform X1: protein MAEDISEAEDTLIYGLTGLNTMGRILLENGKQEAAGSIEDFVPNKITTLFGLMTCAANFYKSIGVKKRIDAEDVWKKSYHHAKVQEQVEELLQLEEEWDAFLDRIDTELKTSDKRLTGGPTSQNLSADTPLTDARSGENVTLGMYFGKGENLLLVLIRHFGULPUREHVAELVTQQGLLDSQSTRVLVVSFGCREGAQIWLDQTGCKYDMLLDPERKIYKAFGLGSSYSNVMNFDALLQYAEYVVLGQEFPDIPPRFLEDFYQMGGDFVLDEGGTVILSHPCKNPMDRPEVAQMVATISSVGRPISF, encoded by the exons ATGGCTGAAGATATCAGTGAGGCAGAGGATACTCTTATTTATGGTTTAACAGGCTTGAATACTATGGGAAGAATCCTACTTGAAAATGGCAAGCAAGAAGCAGCAG GTTCCATTGAAGATTTTGTCCCAAATAAAATTACAACTTTATTTGGACTAATGACTTGTGCTGCCAACTTCTACAAAAG TATTGGTGTGAAGAAGAGGATCGACGCTGAAGACGTGTGGAAGAAGTCTTATCA CCATGCCAAGGTGCAAGAGCAAGTAGAGGAGCTCTTGCAGTTGGAG GAGGAATGGGATGCCTTTCTGGACCGCATAGACACTGAGCTGAAGACAAGTGACAAACGGCTCACAGGAGGCCCAACTTCACAGAATCTGAGTGCTGATACACCCCTCACAGATGCCAGGAGTGGAGA GAATGTGACTCTGGGAATGTACTTTGGGAAAGGGGAAAATCTGCTGCTGGTCCTGATCCGACACTTTGGATGACTACCGTGACGCGAGCACGTGGCTGAGCTTGTGACCCAACAG GGACTTCTAGATTCTCAGTCAACTCGGGTACTGGTGGTCTCCTTTGGCTGTCGGGAAGGTGCTCAGATTTGGCTAGATCAGACGGGCTGCAAGTACGACATGCTGCTTGACCCAGAGAGGAAG ATTTACAAGGCATTTGGCCTGGGATCTTCCTATTCGAATGTGATGAATTTCGATGCCTTGCTTCAATATGCAGAGTATGTTGTGTTAGGCCAAGAGTTTCCTGACATCCCACCACGTTTCCTGGAAGACTTCTATCAG ATGGGCGGGGACTTTGTCCTGGATGAAGGCGGGACAGTGATCCTCTCTCATCCCTGCAAGAATCCAATGGACAGGCCTGAAGTAGCACAGATGGTGGCTACCATCTCATCTGTTGGCCGTCCTATCAGCTTCTAA
- the selenol gene encoding selenoprotein L isoform X2 has translation MAEDISEAEDTLIYGLTGLNTMGRILLENGKQEAAGSIEDFVPNKITTLFGLMTCAANFYKSIGVKKRIDAEDVWKKSYHHAKVQEQVEELLQLEEWDAFLDRIDTELKTSDKRLTGGPTSQNLSADTPLTDARSGENVTLGMYFGKGENLLLVLIRHFGULPUREHVAELVTQQGLLDSQSTRVLVVSFGCREGAQIWLDQTGCKYDMLLDPERKIYKAFGLGSSYSNVMNFDALLQYAEYVVLGQEFPDIPPRFLEDFYQMGGDFVLDEGGTVILSHPCKNPMDRPEVAQMVATISSVGRPISF, from the exons ATGGCTGAAGATATCAGTGAGGCAGAGGATACTCTTATTTATGGTTTAACAGGCTTGAATACTATGGGAAGAATCCTACTTGAAAATGGCAAGCAAGAAGCAGCAG GTTCCATTGAAGATTTTGTCCCAAATAAAATTACAACTTTATTTGGACTAATGACTTGTGCTGCCAACTTCTACAAAAG TATTGGTGTGAAGAAGAGGATCGACGCTGAAGACGTGTGGAAGAAGTCTTATCA CCATGCCAAGGTGCAAGAGCAAGTAGAGGAGCTCTTGCAGTTGGAG GAATGGGATGCCTTTCTGGACCGCATAGACACTGAGCTGAAGACAAGTGACAAACGGCTCACAGGAGGCCCAACTTCACAGAATCTGAGTGCTGATACACCCCTCACAGATGCCAGGAGTGGAGA GAATGTGACTCTGGGAATGTACTTTGGGAAAGGGGAAAATCTGCTGCTGGTCCTGATCCGACACTTTGGATGACTACCGTGACGCGAGCACGTGGCTGAGCTTGTGACCCAACAG GGACTTCTAGATTCTCAGTCAACTCGGGTACTGGTGGTCTCCTTTGGCTGTCGGGAAGGTGCTCAGATTTGGCTAGATCAGACGGGCTGCAAGTACGACATGCTGCTTGACCCAGAGAGGAAG ATTTACAAGGCATTTGGCCTGGGATCTTCCTATTCGAATGTGATGAATTTCGATGCCTTGCTTCAATATGCAGAGTATGTTGTGTTAGGCCAAGAGTTTCCTGACATCCCACCACGTTTCCTGGAAGACTTCTATCAG ATGGGCGGGGACTTTGTCCTGGATGAAGGCGGGACAGTGATCCTCTCTCATCCCTGCAAGAATCCAATGGACAGGCCTGAAGTAGCACAGATGGTGGCTACCATCTCATCTGTTGGCCGTCCTATCAGCTTCTAA
- the LOC135557581 gene encoding uncharacterized protein C1orf198 homolog yields the protein MTAPSMEGADVHRMEQKKLEYFSSINSMARKIMQERENIKERHGSDWEKMTPNEQDSAIDNGMMDPHISARYAMHRVDREEIICYPKLLIQTGQKIVHFGDEDITWQDEHSSPFSWETKSQLDFNLTTGESVQGISSSTADYKPSKVTQCSQVGKMIQSSKVSNGESLGLGRKEESSSFWKISAERSRLEGEQADFHSLTPSQIKSLEKGEKPLPSYLRQEPTPKETEETPPPPRVTKQRATRPPAPPPPVPISVPPLTAISVTPMSVTPTPAPISVSSTVAGWERAQSTLPSVSNTVEEVFTSGLANKSPGLLTKSPARSGNTARDREEKAAAQTESQLATSPTFAQFNTSSNLLKTGFDFLDNW from the exons ATGACTGCGCCGTCGATGGAAGGGGCCGATGTCCATAGGATGGAGCAGAAAAAGTTGGAGTATTTCTCATCCATCAACTCCATGGCCAGGAAAATAATGCAAGAAAGGGAGAACATCAAGGAGAGACATGGATCCGATTGGGAGAAAATGACACCGAATGAACAAGACAGCGCAATCGACAATGGAATGATGGACCCCCATATTAGTGCTCGATATGCTATGCATAGGGTTGACCGAGAAGAAATCATTTGTTATCCTAAGTTACtcattcagacaggacagaaaaTAGTTCATTTTGGTGACGAG GACATAACTTGGCAAGATGAGCACTCTTCCCCATTCTCCTGGGAGACCAAG AGCCAGTTGGACTTCAACCTGACAACAGGGGAATCGGTGCAGGGCATCTCCTCTTCGACAGCTGATTACAAGCCAAGCAAGGTCACCCAGTGCAGCCAGGTGGGCAAGATGATCCAGAGCAGCAAGGTGTCCAATGGCGAGAGCCTCGGCCTGGGCAGGAAAGAGGAGTCCTCCTCCTTCTGGAAGATCAGTGCTGAAAGATCCAGGCTGGAGGGTGAACAGGCAGACTTCCACTCCCTAACCCCCAGCCAAATCAAGTCcctggagaagggggagaagcCACTGCCCTCTTATCTCCGTCAGGAGCCCACCCccaaggagacagaggagactccacctccaccacgagTAACCAAGCAGCGAGCCACAAGGCCGCCTGCGCCTCCTCCCCCTGTACCCATCAGTGTGCCCCCCCTAACAGCCATAAGTGTGACCCCTATGAGCGTGACCCCTACCCCTGCTCCTATCAGTGTGTCATCCACAGTGGCTGGCTGGGAGCGTGCTCAGAGCACCCTCCCCTCAGTCAGCAACACAGTGGAGGAAGTCTTCACTTCAGGGCTGGCCAACAAATCCCCGGGGCTGCTCACCAAGTCCCCTGCCCGCTCAGGCAACACTGCCAGAGACCGAGAGGAAAAGGCTGCTGCTCAGACTGAGTCGCAACTGGCAACCAGTCCCACCTTCGCTCAG TTTAATACCAGCAGTAACCTCCTGAAGACCGGATTTGACTTTCTTGACAACTGGTAA